One genomic window of Polyangium aurulentum includes the following:
- a CDS encoding sensor histidine kinase: MMGAEGLKAEQRESEIPITHRKATRRDLPAEWLDGLLVASCEIQPESTLAQAAGILVGAATELLPDAAIGVRAPSGVVVRRSPRGEEHVDPRDPTRLFPDLLHERVVPIPGDDGSTLHLASDDESRFAGTGVTEALIDRLTLLLAAAIRNARVFERARRQRAELQQLEEQVIQTSKLASLGQMAAGIMHELNNPLTSIVAYSDYLYKKAERTGVDHADVERLGRINEAAERILRFSRDLMAYSRPSPAVPAAVAIHAVIDRALVFCDHVLEATHVQVERDFGDVPLVRGINAQLTQVFVNLFTNAAHAMAATHGGRLTIKTELTPTEDAVSITIRDEGHGIEAAHLDKIFEPFFTTKPDGTGAGLGLSIVRNIMTSHGGKIRAYAHASKGTVFYLELPVAAAGER, translated from the coding sequence ATGATGGGTGCCGAGGGGCTGAAAGCCGAGCAGCGCGAGTCCGAGATCCCGATCACGCATCGGAAGGCGACGCGGCGCGATCTGCCCGCCGAATGGCTCGACGGACTGCTGGTCGCGTCCTGCGAGATCCAGCCGGAATCGACCCTCGCGCAAGCCGCAGGGATCCTCGTCGGCGCCGCGACCGAGCTGCTCCCCGACGCAGCCATCGGCGTGCGCGCGCCGAGCGGCGTCGTGGTGCGACGCTCGCCGCGCGGCGAAGAGCACGTCGACCCGCGCGACCCGACGCGCCTGTTCCCCGATCTCCTCCACGAGCGCGTCGTGCCGATCCCCGGCGACGACGGCTCCACGCTGCACCTCGCCTCCGACGACGAGTCACGCTTCGCCGGCACGGGCGTCACCGAGGCGCTCATCGATCGACTGACGCTCCTCCTCGCCGCCGCGATCCGCAACGCGCGCGTCTTCGAGAGGGCGCGGCGGCAGCGCGCAGAGTTGCAGCAGCTCGAGGAGCAGGTGATCCAGACGAGCAAGCTCGCGTCGCTCGGCCAGATGGCGGCGGGCATCATGCACGAGCTGAACAACCCGCTCACGTCGATCGTCGCGTACTCCGATTACCTCTACAAAAAGGCCGAGCGCACGGGCGTCGATCACGCCGACGTCGAGCGACTCGGGCGCATCAACGAGGCTGCCGAGCGCATCCTGCGCTTCTCGCGCGACCTCATGGCCTACTCGCGCCCCTCGCCCGCCGTGCCCGCGGCCGTGGCGATCCACGCGGTCATCGATCGCGCGCTCGTCTTCTGCGACCACGTGCTCGAGGCGACGCACGTGCAAGTCGAGCGAGACTTCGGCGACGTTCCTCTCGTTCGCGGCATCAACGCGCAGCTCACGCAGGTCTTCGTCAACCTCTTCACGAACGCCGCGCACGCAATGGCGGCGACGCACGGGGGGCGTTTGACCATCAAGACCGAGCTCACGCCCACCGAGGACGCCGTGAGCATCACGATCCGCGACGAGGGCCACGGCATCGAGGCCGCTCACCTCGACAAGATCTTCGAGCCCTTCTTCACGACGAAGCCCGACGGCACGGGCGCGGGCCTCGGCCTGAGCATCGTGCGAAACATCATGACCTCGCACGGCGGCAAGATCCGCGCGTACGCGCACGCGTCGAAGGGCACCGTCTTCTACCTCGAGCTGCCCGTCGCCGCGGCCGGCGAGCGCTGA
- a CDS encoding M23 family metallopeptidase → MLARSSLLALAFSTSLLAACGGSAPPPDVGVGQYGLRSGGMSYRLPVQGNWRVHRTHYGSRSDQAYAVDLVLDDDLPSGRSRQNSEYPTYNQPIVADGPGVVVIAVDGVPDNPPGVVNKYDMHGNFVVIDHQNGEFSLMAHLIPGSLKVRPGQPVNAGSEIGRCGNSGHSSMPHLHWQVMNSANAHMAQGVPPRLLPYERNGSTSVELPQRGDRLGVR, encoded by the coding sequence ATGCTCGCCCGCTCCTCGCTCCTCGCCCTCGCTTTCTCGACATCCCTCCTTGCCGCTTGCGGCGGCAGCGCTCCGCCTCCGGACGTAGGCGTTGGTCAGTACGGGCTGCGCTCCGGCGGGATGAGCTATCGGCTGCCCGTGCAGGGCAACTGGCGCGTGCACCGCACGCACTACGGCTCGCGGAGCGATCAAGCCTATGCGGTGGATCTCGTGCTCGACGACGATCTGCCCTCGGGGCGCTCGCGGCAGAACAGCGAGTATCCCACGTACAACCAGCCCATCGTCGCCGATGGACCTGGCGTCGTCGTCATCGCTGTCGATGGCGTTCCGGACAATCCGCCCGGCGTCGTCAACAAGTACGACATGCACGGCAACTTCGTGGTCATCGATCACCAGAACGGCGAGTTCTCGCTCATGGCGCACCTGATCCCGGGCAGCCTGAAGGTGCGGCCCGGACAACCCGTGAACGCGGGCTCCGAGATCGGTCGCTGCGGCAACTCGGGGCACTCGTCGATGCCGCACCTGCACTGGCAGGTGATGAACAGCGCGAACGCGCACATGGCGCAGGGCGTCCCGCCGCGGCTTTTGCCCTACGAGCGCAACGGCAGCACCTCGGTGGAGCTACCGCAGCGGGGCGATCGACTCGGCGTTCGCTAG
- a CDS encoding sigma-70 family RNA polymerase sigma factor has product MPPTPMPPDESLRPEPTEPADDQPDDLGLPEDLPEAPALPDAAIGRVARMNRSPNEASNKEARRREAEEDRELILRAQKGDQAAFRKLVERHQRRAFAIAMGLVRDENDARELVQDAFLRVYRNLNSFQGGSSFFTWLYRIVTNLAIDLMRKPGRRDAELVDGQAAPDEPTDFPLVARIDGADPIDVMRRREIAGRIQAALDALPPYHRGVILMREVEGMSYEEMAVAMGVSKGTIMSRLFHARQKLQRALADCYAEEGGTRGGAEPTAEPEETP; this is encoded by the coding sequence GTGCCCCCCACCCCGATGCCCCCGGACGAGTCCCTACGGCCCGAGCCCACCGAGCCGGCGGACGATCAGCCCGACGACCTCGGGCTCCCGGAGGATCTGCCCGAGGCGCCCGCGCTGCCCGACGCCGCGATCGGTCGGGTCGCCCGCATGAATAGGTCTCCCAACGAGGCGTCCAACAAAGAGGCCCGAAGGCGGGAGGCAGAGGAAGATCGTGAGCTCATCCTGCGGGCACAGAAGGGCGACCAGGCAGCGTTCAGAAAGCTGGTCGAGCGGCATCAGCGCCGCGCCTTCGCGATCGCGATGGGCCTCGTGCGCGACGAGAACGACGCTCGCGAGCTCGTCCAGGATGCTTTCCTCAGGGTTTACCGGAACCTCAACTCTTTCCAGGGCGGCTCGTCGTTCTTCACCTGGCTCTATCGGATCGTCACCAACCTCGCGATCGACCTCATGCGCAAGCCTGGGCGTCGGGACGCGGAGCTGGTCGATGGGCAAGCCGCACCGGATGAGCCGACGGATTTTCCGCTCGTGGCCCGCATCGACGGGGCCGATCCGATCGACGTCATGCGACGTCGCGAGATTGCCGGGCGCATCCAGGCCGCCCTCGACGCCCTGCCCCCCTACCACCGAGGCGTGATTCTGATGCGAGAGGTCGAAGGCATGTCGTACGAAGAGATGGCGGTGGCCATGGGCGTTTCCAAGGGAACGATCATGAGCCGGCTCTTCCACGCCCGACAGAAGCTGCAGCGCGCCCTTGCAGACTGTTACGCAGAAGAGGGCGGCACCCGGGGCGGGGCAGAGCCCACGGCCGAGCCGGAGGAGACGCCGTGA
- a CDS encoding S1C family serine protease, producing MIASRSLCLSVLLSTLVLAGAACGKGDGSSPAASSSATLPPGAIPAPSFTVAAAPSQLVPPPPAVVTSEGYPISFAPLARRADPAVATVKARVEREASNGRRRAVSEGLGTAFVYDPEGFMLTNNHVIEDATDIVVSFVDGRELRATIVGRDKHTDIAVLRVDEKDLLALPLGDSDRIDVGDWVVAIGNPFGLSHTVSAGILSAKGRTRDDVKGLDPSGYFNFLQTDASINPGNSGGPLLNMKGEVVGINAAVRANANNIGFAIPINMVRQLLPMLLRDGKIQRSQVGVIVDALNIIEAGRLKRPDRKGAWVKSVVAGGPADRAGIAPDDVIIAFDGKPISDPNELRWLASIAGVNKTVALRIARVERIFDVRVTLGELDSLDESEER from the coding sequence GTGATCGCGAGCCGATCGCTCTGCTTGTCCGTCTTGCTCTCGACGCTCGTTCTGGCGGGGGCTGCGTGCGGCAAGGGCGACGGTTCGTCCCCGGCGGCAAGCTCCTCGGCGACGCTTCCGCCGGGCGCGATTCCTGCGCCGAGCTTCACGGTTGCAGCGGCGCCCTCTCAGCTCGTGCCGCCTCCGCCCGCGGTCGTGACGAGCGAGGGCTACCCGATCTCGTTTGCGCCCCTCGCGCGTCGCGCCGATCCCGCGGTCGCGACGGTGAAGGCGCGCGTCGAGCGCGAGGCGTCGAACGGCCGCCGGCGCGCGGTGAGCGAGGGCCTGGGCACGGCGTTCGTCTACGACCCGGAAGGGTTCATGCTGACGAACAACCACGTCATCGAGGACGCCACCGACATCGTGGTGAGCTTCGTCGACGGCCGCGAGCTGCGCGCGACCATCGTGGGTCGCGACAAGCACACGGACATCGCCGTCTTGCGCGTCGACGAGAAGGACCTGCTCGCGCTCCCGCTCGGCGATTCGGACAGGATCGACGTGGGCGACTGGGTGGTCGCGATCGGCAACCCGTTCGGCCTCTCGCACACGGTCAGCGCGGGCATCCTCTCGGCCAAGGGCCGCACGCGCGACGACGTGAAGGGCCTCGATCCGAGCGGCTACTTCAACTTCTTGCAGACCGACGCCAGCATCAACCCGGGCAACTCGGGCGGCCCGCTGCTCAACATGAAGGGCGAGGTCGTCGGAATCAACGCAGCCGTGCGCGCGAACGCGAACAACATCGGCTTCGCGATCCCGATCAACATGGTGCGGCAACTGCTGCCGATGCTGCTGCGCGACGGCAAGATCCAGCGCAGCCAGGTCGGCGTGATCGTGGACGCGCTGAACATCATCGAGGCCGGCCGGCTCAAGCGGCCCGATCGCAAGGGCGCGTGGGTGAAGAGCGTGGTCGCCGGCGGGCCAGCGGATCGCGCAGGCATCGCGCCGGACGACGTGATCATTGCCTTCGACGGCAAGCCGATCTCGGATCCGAACGAGCTGCGGTGGCTTGCGAGCATCGCCGGCGTGAACAAGACCGTGGCGCTCCGGATCGCCCGCGTGGAGCGGATCTTCGACGTGCGTGTCACCCTGGGGGAGCTCGATTCCCTCGACGAGTCCGAGGAACGTTAG
- a CDS encoding DUF1844 domain-containing protein has protein sequence MSTRDDRAESQPGEPPLPKLDFSIFVMSIIGSAHVHLGDMPHPDGHSERNIELAHQDIDLLTLLEEKTKGNLTGDEERLLTQALTELRARLSEVSKGT, from the coding sequence GTGAGCACGCGGGACGATCGCGCCGAGTCGCAGCCGGGAGAGCCTCCGCTTCCCAAGCTCGACTTTTCGATCTTCGTGATGTCCATCATCGGCTCGGCGCACGTCCACCTCGGCGACATGCCTCATCCGGATGGGCACTCCGAGCGGAACATCGAGCTGGCGCATCAGGACATCGACCTTCTGACGCTGCTCGAGGAGAAGACCAAAGGCAACCTCACGGGCGACGAGGAACGCCTCCTGACGCAGGCGCTCACCGAGCTGCGCGCCCGTCTCTCCGAGGTCTCGAAGGGAACGTGA